TTATGATTTTCGACCACCTACAAAATGCGGCCCGTTACACCGTTTTACATCCTGATTTTGAAGTAGCTTTTAATTTTTTAAAAAATAACAAAGTAGCCGATTTACCCACGGGGAAACATACCATTCGCGGGGAAGAAGTTTTTGCCATTATTTCGGATGATTTTGGTTTTGGTGGCAAGGAACAAGCCCGATTAGAATCGCACCGCCATTACATCGATATTCAGGTGGTACTGGCAGGTACTGACGTGATGGGTTGGCAACGCTTAGCGGCTTGCCAGAATATAACCGAACCCTACACGCCCGAGCGTGACCTGATATTTTACAGCGACCAGCCCTTGGTATGGTTTGAAGTTCCGGCCGATCATTTTGTAATTTTTTACCCGGAAGACACGCACGCGCCCTTAGCTACTGCCGATAAACTGAGAAAAATAGTTTTCAAAATAGCCATCCAGGAAAGTTAACCAAGCTAACTAAAAATCAAGTTTGCTGATAAAAGTTGGAGTTGTTTTCCCTCTAAGTTATTTTATTTAATCTATTTATTATCACCAATAAAACAAAATCATATTTAATCTTTTACTTCAATATCATAACTACGTCCCAAGCTGGTTTAGGATAGCTGCCGATGGACTTATTTGCTGTACACGGAGCGTCGTTGCTATTTCTGATTTTTAAAATTTAAAAAATGTTGGTATACTGGTTTATTAAGCCGCGCCCCGAATATAAAAATGATTACTAACTTACTTTATAGCTTGAACATTCTTAAATATTAATAATTTTAAAAATTATTCCGTATAACAGCTTTCGGCTTCTGATACGTAGTAGTACCAACAAAATTCAAAGACTTTACGAAGCATGCCCAAAATTCTGATTATAGACGACGAACGCAGTATTCGTCATACCCTGAAGGAAATTCTGGAATACGAAAGCTATTCTGTAGATGAAGCCGCCGACGGGGAAGTTGGCCTGGACCAATTGCGCAAGAACAAGTACGACGTGGTACTCTGCGACATTAAAATGCCCAAAATGGATGGCTTAGAAGTACTGCAGCGTGCCCAGGAAATTGCCCCGGACGTACCATTTATCATGATCTCGGCCCATGGCACCATTGATACCGCAGTAGATGCCACAAAAAAAGGCGCCTACGACTTCCTGCAAAAACCACCGGATTTAAATCGTTTGCTGGTTACCGTGCGCAATGCCCTGGATAAAGCCAATCTGGTAACCGAAACCAAGAAGCTGAAGAAAAAAATTTCTAAAAATTACGAGATGGTGGGTAGTTCGCCGGCGCTGGAAAAAGTTCGTCGGGCCATCGACAAAGTAGCTCAAACCGATGCCCGCGTTTTAATTACCGGACCGAATGGGGCCGGTAAGGAAATGGTAGCCCGGCAACTGCACGAGAAAAGTAATCGCTCCGATGGCCCCATGGTAGAGGTAAACTGCGCCGCCATTCCCAGCGAACTGATCGAAAGCGAATTGTTTGGCCACGAAAAAGGCTCGTTTACCTCGGCGGTGAAGCAGCGCATAGGTAAATTTGAGCAAGCCAACGGCGGCACCTTGTTTCTGGACGAAATTGGCGACATGAGCTTATCGGCGCAGGCCAAAGTATTGCGGGCCTTGCAGGAAAATAAAATTACCCGGGTAGGCGGCGAAAAAGAAATTTCGGTGGATGTACGGGTAGTAGCGGCTACCAACAAAGATTTACTCAAAGAAATAGAAGATCGTAATTTCCGCGAGGATTTGTATCACCGATTGGGTGTGATTTTAATTCACGTGCCACCGTTAAACGAACGCCGCGAAGATATACCCGAACTGGTGCAAAAGTTTTTAGCCGATATTGCCCGCGACTACGGCAGCAAGCCCAAACGCATTACGCCGGCCGCTTTAACCTTTTTGCAGCAACTAGATTGGCGGGGTAATATCCGGGAATTGCGCAACGTGGTAGAACGTTTGGTAATTATGAGCGACGACGAAATCTCGGAAGAAGATGCCCGTTCGTTTGCCCGCCCGGCAGTAGCGTAATTTTATTGTTTGTTCTATGTAACGAGCAACGGGCAAATCCGCTTATTTTAAAATTTAAGGAGAAATCAATCGGGTAAAATCGGTTTGATTTCTCCTTTTTGTTTTTGCGCCGTTAAAATTTTAAAAATTTAAAATTTACAAATCTTGTTTTTCAGGATCAGCTAAAAATCTATCCTCACCATCCCGATATTAAAAACGCAATAATAGATTAAAGTCGAAAAAACGAATAACAAACATCGAGCAACAACTTTACGGCTTTTAGCTAACCAGCAAATTACAACCCCGGATATCGGAATTATCGAACCGGCCGAGCACTTCAAAAGAATTATCCGGGTAAAGTTTACCAATGTCTTTGGTTTCAATAAAGGCGCAGGAATCTACATTGGCTAGGTCGATGATATTGATACCGCCAGTTTTTAACTCCGGATTTACATCAAAGGGATCGTTCATATCGCGTAGTAAAATTTGCATGGTACTGGGGCAGGTAAACAAACCTCTCTCGGTAGAATAAGCCTGCGACAATAACTCCGTCATGCCGTATTCCGAATGTATGGCATTTACCTCGAAGGCTGTTTGCAGTTGCGCGTGCAGTTCGGCCCGGATCATCTCCCGGCGCCGGCCTTTCATGCCCCCGGTTTCCATGATAATTACGTTTTTAAATAAATCCGTATAATTAAGAGCCTGCACAAGGTCAGCCAGGTCCAGCAACGCGTAGGTTACCCCAAACAACACCACTTTTTTACCGTTTACCTGAACCGGATCTAAAGCAGCAATCAAATCTTCGAGGTTATACAAAAAAAAGCCCGGCTTCGGCTGCCCGGATTTTTGCATAAAAAAATTTACCATTGCAACCAAAGACGAATTTCCTTGCTCTATATAAGAGGGAAGCAAAGCCAGAAAGAGGTAGTCGGTTAAAGGCCCGTATTGGTTTTCGAACAGGAGCTGCGTATTTTGCAGGTAAAACGGCAGATCGGCTAAAAAATGTTGGCTCCGTTCGTTCTGGGTAGTGCCGCTACTCAAGAAAGTGGTTTCGGGTATAAAATCGCCGGTTTTTACCGCTTGGGTCTTAAAAAACTCGATGGGTAAAAATGGAATTTTTTTAAAATTTTGAATTGTTGGCGGGTTTACACCCAATTGTTGAAGATAAATCCGGTAAACCGGATTATGGATAGCTTGGTAATGAAACAAATCTAAAGCTCTTTGCTCAAAATCAACTCCCTTGGTGGGCGCCTGAGTATGAAGCTTTTGTTTAAAATCTTGTTTAAAATTCATTAGGTAGCGGATAAAACAAATACCCCAACGGTTCGTTAAAAATTTAGTAAATTTAAATTACTTTAAGCAATAATTCAGTTACCGGTAAAATACCTGTGGCTGCTTGTTCCCGTAAAAGCAAAATTTTTAAAAATTTTAAGCCTGCATGTATAACGTACGACTACAATAGAATGAAAAACAATTTTATTATATTTTCTTTTTTGCTTTTAATTACCGGTTTGTTGGGAGCCTGCCATAATCCGCCAAAGTTTCCCATTGAACCCAACATCAGTTACAAAAACATTGTAAATTATCATAAAACCATTGGTGCAAACGGCACTACGGATGTACGGGACTCTATTGTGGTCATTATCCGGTTTGAAGATGGCGACGGCGATTTAGGTTTAACCGATGCCGATAAAGATCCGCCGTTTAATCCGACCGGGCCTTTAGTTCCCGGCGGACCCAGTGTACCGCAGGGCGAATACTTTTACAATTATTTTATCAAAATGTTCGTGAAACGCAATGGGCAGTTTGAGGAATTCCAATTCCCGAATGCGGGCGGCTTAAACGGCCGATTTTTCCCGTTAGCGCCTGATGGCCGAACCGGTCCTTTAGAGGGTGATTTGAACTACGGATTTTTGGTACGGCCTAGTAGGTTTTTTGCTCCCGGCGATGTGGTTAAGTTTGAAGTGTATATTGTAGATAAAAAATTACACCTAAGTAATAAAATAACAACGGAAGAAACCACGCTCTTTCAGTAGTAAAAACCCATGTCTGTTATTAATTAAGCCGCTCCCTTTGCCGGGCGGCTTTTTTGTTGATGTATATTTTCACAAAATCTTTTATAAATTTTTAAATTTTTTCTTTTTAGCAAAAGCTAAATAATACCCATCTATCAGCTTTTCAGACCAACCCTCTATCCAAATACTAAACTATTCATTAACCTCTATAATCTGATAATAAAGTTTTTAAATATTGCTTTAAAAAATTATGGCGGGTACAGTTAAACTATTTCTTATTTTTGTTTAATTGCACATAAATAATAAACCGCATTCGCAGCATCATCTTCTACAAACCTTTCATTTTTTTATACGTTTTAGGACATTAATCCGGGTTTAGTCAATAGCACTATACCCGAACTTTATTGTTTTTTTTAGTTTCTCAAATTCAATTCATTACAATTTTATATTGCTCGCCTTTATTTCAAGGTTTTTTATTGTAAAAAAAGTAAAAAGGCAGGTTTGCTGTTCTATTTAGTAGTCGTGGTATAAACCGGTTTTTAAATTTTTAGCTTAAACCAGCGTGCTGATGCCTGGTAGCGCAGAAATTAATTACGAAACTAGCCTAGACGAATGCAGAACAGAAAAATTCGAAATACACTTAAACTCTTTTGTAACGAAGCTATACTATTACCTATCAGAAAACTATGAAGAAAAAAGTTTTAATTACGGGCGGTGCTGGTTTTATCGGTTCGCACCTGGCCGATGAATTACTTAATTACGGATACGAAGTTAGAGCCCTGGATAACCTCTCCGAACAGGTTCACGGGAAAGACTGCCAGCGTCCGGATTATTTAAACCCGCACGTAGAACTGATTGTGGGCGATGTACGCGATAAAAAAGTAGTATTGGAAGCTTTAGAAGGAGTTAGCGCCGTATTCCACTTTGCCGCCATGGTAGGCGTTGGGCAAAGCATGTACGAAATCCGGGAATATACCGATGTAAATAATACCGGCACGGCCGTGTTGTTGGAATGCTTGTCGCAAAAACCGGTAGACAAACTGGTTGTGGCTTCCAGCATGAGTATTTACGGCGAAGGTTTGTATAAAAATGCGCAAGGCGAAATAGTAGTTGGCACCGAACGGCCTTTAGAACAATTAAAAGCCGGCAAATGGGAAGTATTGGACGAAAATGGCCAGGAACTCTCTCCTATTCCTACGGCCGAGTCTAAAACACCTTGTTTATCCTCGGTTTATGCCTTATCTAAATACGACCAGGAACGCATGAGTTTACTCGTGGGCCGGGCTTATAACATCCCTACCGTTGCTATGCGCTTTTTTAACGTGTACGGCACGCGGCAAGCTTTATCTAACCCATATACCGGTGTATTAGCTATATTCGCTTCCCGATTCCTGAACGATAACCCGCCCATGATTTTTGAAGACGGCCAGCAGCAACGCGATTTTGTGCACGTGCGCGATGTGGCATTAGCTTGCCGCTTAGCCTTAGAAACGCCAGAAGCAAATGGGCAGGTATTCAACGTGGGCAGTGGTAATAATTACACCATTTCCGAAATTGCTGATCGTTTGGCGCAAGTATTAGGTAAAGAAGATTTAAAAGCCCAGATTAC
The sequence above is a segment of the Adhaeribacter swui genome. Coding sequences within it:
- a CDS encoding acyl transferase, whose product is MNFKQDFKQKLHTQAPTKGVDFEQRALDLFHYQAIHNPVYRIYLQQLGVNPPTIQNFKKIPFLPIEFFKTQAVKTGDFIPETTFLSSGTTQNERSQHFLADLPFYLQNTQLLFENQYGPLTDYLFLALLPSYIEQGNSSLVAMVNFFMQKSGQPKPGFFLYNLEDLIAALDPVQVNGKKVVLFGVTYALLDLADLVQALNYTDLFKNVIIMETGGMKGRRREMIRAELHAQLQTAFEVNAIHSEYGMTELLSQAYSTERGLFTCPSTMQILLRDMNDPFDVNPELKTGGINIIDLANVDSCAFIETKDIGKLYPDNSFEVLGRFDNSDIRGCNLLVS
- a CDS encoding sigma-54-dependent transcriptional regulator, coding for MPKILIIDDERSIRHTLKEILEYESYSVDEAADGEVGLDQLRKNKYDVVLCDIKMPKMDGLEVLQRAQEIAPDVPFIMISAHGTIDTAVDATKKGAYDFLQKPPDLNRLLVTVRNALDKANLVTETKKLKKKISKNYEMVGSSPALEKVRRAIDKVAQTDARVLITGPNGAGKEMVARQLHEKSNRSDGPMVEVNCAAIPSELIESELFGHEKGSFTSAVKQRIGKFEQANGGTLFLDEIGDMSLSAQAKVLRALQENKITRVGGEKEISVDVRVVAATNKDLLKEIEDRNFREDLYHRLGVILIHVPPLNERREDIPELVQKFLADIARDYGSKPKRITPAALTFLQQLDWRGNIRELRNVVERLVIMSDDEISEEDARSFARPAVA
- a CDS encoding YhcH/YjgK/YiaL family protein — translated: MIFDHLQNAARYTVLHPDFEVAFNFLKNNKVADLPTGKHTIRGEEVFAIISDDFGFGGKEQARLESHRHYIDIQVVLAGTDVMGWQRLAACQNITEPYTPERDLIFYSDQPLVWFEVPADHFVIFYPEDTHAPLATADKLRKIVFKIAIQES
- a CDS encoding NAD-dependent epimerase/dehydratase family protein codes for the protein MKKKVLITGGAGFIGSHLADELLNYGYEVRALDNLSEQVHGKDCQRPDYLNPHVELIVGDVRDKKVVLEALEGVSAVFHFAAMVGVGQSMYEIREYTDVNNTGTAVLLECLSQKPVDKLVVASSMSIYGEGLYKNAQGEIVVGTERPLEQLKAGKWEVLDENGQELSPIPTAESKTPCLSSVYALSKYDQERMSLLVGRAYNIPTVAMRFFNVYGTRQALSNPYTGVLAIFASRFLNDNPPMIFEDGQQQRDFVHVRDVALACRLALETPEANGQVFNVGSGNNYTISEIADRLAQVLGKEDLKAQITGKYRVGDIRHCYSDISLAQEVLGFYPQVDFNSGLLELAEWLEGQIAHDRVNEASAELAARGLTV